TTCCGAGGATGCGAAAATTCCCAGGTTCCAGGCCCTTAAATACCTCGAGGACCCAGGAATCCAGGCTAGGACTCCCCAGTCCCATGCTTCCTAAAGCGTCCCTGACTCCTACAAATGTGTCCTCGAGGATCTATCTAGCTGTGCCCTTCCCATCGTGCCTCCACCCCAATCCCCGACAGGAAGGAGTTGTCAGGCTACCCTCGCAAGGACTCGATGACCTCCTGGAGCTTCGGGGAGACGCCCCAGGCCTGGGGCCCCGGCCCGAAGCAGCCGCCCGGTCCGTGCTCCTCTCGGCCACTCCGGCCGCCGAAAATCCGCGTGCCCCGCGCCCGTCCGGTGATGCCAGCCGTGCCGCACCGCGGGGCGCTGTCTCTGGCTCAAGAATCCTACAGCCCCCCGCTGCACCCACTCCGCCGGCTCGACCGTTTCTGCCCGCTGGAGCTGCCCTGGGGCGGCCCCCACTGGAAACCCGAGTCAGGCATCTACAGCGTGCCGCAAGCCTACAGCACCGAGAACTTCAACTACGGCAGCTTAAAGCCCGCGCTGGTCTGAGCCAGACGGGCCAGCCCCGCCCTGGACACGCGCCCCAAGCGGGGGCGGTGCCGAGCCTGGAAGACTGGGACTAGGGGTACACTGGGTGGGGCTAAGACGAGCAGAGCTTGGACCGTGGGCGGGGCGAATCTAACAAGTCCACTCGATCGCGGGGGCGGGACTGAGCCTGGAAAATGTACCTTGGGGCTGTGGGCTAGAGAGTGGGACACACCTTCTTCTCAGTCGACGACAGAGTTAAATAGCCTAAACCACGCTCTTTGCTGGGTTCAGTTCCGGCATCCTGGTTTCTGGGGGCCTGAGTGTGGGGCAGGTGGGATTCCCGCTGAATCCCTGGTGGAGGGGCGGCGCGTCTGGGTGGACCCCCCCACCTCTGGTGACAGAATCCAACATTGAAGCCACCCCCCTCCTAAGAAGTCGGACTCAGTCTACTGCAGGTGGAGCAGGGTTGAGGCTTCAGCCTATCACCACTGGAGGATTGTCAGAGGGGCGGTGCTCCAGCCTCTGGCGGGCTCCCCTCAGGATGGGTAGAGGGGGGCCCACAAGGCAAGGGGCACAGCTGCGACCTCCTATACCCTATTTCTTGTGCTCCCACCACGGACCTCCCTAGCGCCTGGGGACTGAGTCTGTGAAGTCCGCTTCACCTTGGGCGTCTTCTGCTTCTTGGCGCGGAAGCCACtcagggagtggggggaggggggcgccaCTGAGCCATTCCTGCATCTCCCTGACCTTCTCTGCCTCTCGCCCCCGGGGAGATTAGTGTCCAGGTTACCCCACCATGCTGCCGCCCCCAGTGGCCTTGCCGCCCCCACAGCCCGCAGCTATAAGACCAGGTAAACGCGGCAGGGGAGACACCGAGGATGGAGATGCTCCAGGTAAGACCGCAGGGCCCCTGGGCCCCTTGCGACTACATCCAGGCCACGgctggaaggaagagggagagtcCTGTGACCTGGCAAAGGAGGCCTCTTTCTAGAAGGGTGTGGAGAGCCAGCAAGCTTCCTGGCAGGAGGAGGGAAGCAGCTGGTGCAGGGCCTGAGGGTGGGTATCTGAGGTGCTGGGGTGTCTGGGGTCCCTGGGTATGGGGATGGGAGATTCTTGAATGGAAGACGTCAGGCAGAGGAGCTGGGTCCCCGAACGTGTGTATGCGGGGCCGGGGGGTGGGTGGTAAGGACCCGGGGCGGAGGGCTCAGGCTGGCCCTGAGGCACTGGCCTTGTTCCAGGGGCTGCTGCTGTGGCTGCTGCTGAGCGTGGCCGGGGTGTGGGCACCCAGGGGGCCACTGCGGCCGCTGTGCCGGCCCATCAACGCCACCCTGGCCGCTGAGAACGAGGCCTGCCCTGTCTGCATCACCTTCACCACCAGCATCTGTGCCGGCTACTGCCCCAGCATGGTGAGCTGCCCGGGGTGGGTGGGTGCTAACACCTCAGCTCCAGGTGGATTACTCAGGGCCAGGCCCACAGAAGACAGGAAGTGGCCCCGGGGGTAGAAGGGTGGCCCGCCAcccggggcaggggctgggcgtGTGGGAGGGAGAGCACAGACGGTCCTGTGGACACCCGAGTCTGGGATCTGCAGGGTGCAGTGAGGGAGCTCGGGGGAGGGCTTGGCCCCAAGTAGACACCCAAGcaccccccccaccaaccccgcCGCCTCCAGGTTCGGGTGCTGCCGGCTGCCCTGCCGCCTGTGCCCCAGCCAGTGTGCACCTACCGCGAGCTGCGCTTTGCCTCCATCCGGCTCCCCGGCTGCCCGCCTGGTGTGGACCCAATGGTCTCCTTCCCCGTGGCCCTCAGCTGTCACTGCGGGCCCTGCCGCCTCAGCAGCTCTGACTGTGGGGGTCCCAGAGCCCAGCCCTTGGCCTGTGACCGCTCCCCTCACCCAGGCCTCCTCTTCCTCTAAGGATCCCCACCCCAACCTCCCATGCCCACTCCAACCTCCCATGCCCACCTCAGCCTCCCatgctcaccccaacctcccatgCCCACCTCAACCTCCCATGCCCACCCCAACCTCCCATGCCCACCTCAACCTCCCATGCCCACCTCAGCCTCCCATGCCCACCTCAGCCTCCCATGCTCACCTCAGCCTCCCATGCCCACCTCAGCCTCCCATGCCCACCTCAACCTCCCATGCCCACCCCAACCTCCCATGCCCACCTCAACCTCCCATCCACCCCAACCTCCCATGCCCACCCCAACCTCCCATGCCCACCCCAACCTCCCatgctcaccccaacctcccatgCCCACCTCAATCTCCCATGCCCACCTCAACTCCTGGAGCCAGCAGACGCTCCTCCCCATGCCTCCTAATAAAGACTTCTCAAACTGCACTCTGGGGGTGTCTTTCTGGGGTCTCagggtgtgtgtgcctgtgtacgcgcacacgcacacacaacacacacaataGGTCCAGTTTCAGAACGATTTAATACAAAGTCACAGTGTCAGAACTCTGGTAGAAAATGAGGAAGCGGGGGTGAAGGTGATATCAGCTCAGGAGGTGTCCATGGTTTCACCTTCTGTTGGGAGAAGGAAGGCCACGTGGTCAGTGTGGCCCCGAGGGCAGGGCCTGAGCTCTCCAGGCcgggctccctcctccctctctggggcaggcagggagggggacACTCACTGAGCTCATTGAAGAGGAAGGCGTCCTGGTACTCCTTCATGTACTGCGTGGAGCGCGACTCATCCAGGAAGAGCGAGTAGACCCGCTTGATGTCATCCACCTGCACCTCGGTGCCCTGATAGGGGACGTGAGACCTCAGTGGGGCCCCTCCCAGGAGGCGGGTCAGGGTGAGGACTCTGGGGCCAGGtcacctggattcaaatcctgccgTGGCCACCTCGTGGCTGTgggccccacctccccacccctcagtttcttcatctgtaaaatggacttaACGGCATCAACTTGCAGCCAATAGATATTTACTCAGCACCTCCCGTGTGTCAGGCTGGGAGCCACAGAAATTAACTCGAGAGACCAAAGTTCCCTGCCTTTGAAAAATTGGGTTCTGGGACTAAATGCAACTGCCCAGGGAAAGCCCTGGGGGTAGCATGTCCTCCACCTGCTCATCTGACCCCTGGGCAGACGCAGCCGCTGACCTTGCGTTTCCGGCACACCAGGCTGGCGGCCGTGATGAGCTGGATGGCGTAGCGCAGAGAGGTCTCCAGCCCAATGCGGGTCAGCACTGTGTAGGCGTCCTCACTCATCTCCACGTCTTCCTCCTCACACCTGCGGGCAGGGGGCGTAGGTGGCATTCAGCCAGGGCCCTGGCGCTGCTGGACCTCCCGGGGTACACGTGGAGTCCACGTCCTCAGAAGCACAGAAGAGCCACCGAGGCACAGGCTGGGCCCAAACCTTGGGCCTCCTGAGCCTCCCCCTTCCAGGGCTCTTTCCACAAGGTCAGTCACCGGCACAGCCCCTCCCTTCTCCAAAGAGCACGCCCCATCATAGGCCACTGCTTGGATGCCCAGCCCAGTCCTGCTTCTGGCAGGCCCAGTGACCTCCCCCTCAGACCTCAGTGTTGCCACGTGTCAAACAGGGTGGACACCAGCCCTGCCTCTCAGGCCTGCAGCCTGGTCCTGCCCCGGAAGGCCAGGGGGGCCCCCCACCCGCACCGGATGCGGAGGATCTGCTTTGTGTCTTTCTCGCTGTAGGGAGAGGTCGAGACGATAAGCAGGCGGTCCAGCAGGTCAATGGGGATGCCGTGGGGGCTCTGGTAGCTGGTGCCCCGgatcctggggaggagggggaagggaggctgTCAGGGTGATGCCCTTAGAACCTGGCTCTCCATTCCCTCAACTCAGAACACCCCACCCCTACCAACCCCCTCGGCCACAGCCCGCTCACCAGACCAAATACAGGTTAGCCTTCAGCTCCGGGCTGGTGTCACTGCCCGACGGTGCAGCCACCCCCTGACTGCATCAATCCCCCTGCAGCTGAGCTGGTTTTAGCTAGATATCTGTGTCCGGGATTACTGGATCAAGGTCCCACTCCTCTGCTTGACACAGAGCTCCACAAGGGAAGCAACTGTGCCGGTCCCGTCCCCGGCGGCACCCGGCCCAGCACAAGGCCTGGCACGTGGTGCTAGGAAACAGCAGATTCCCATTATTCATGGTAGCTGCGTTCTACCAAGTGGAGGTGAACACTCAGTTAGCAAACACAGGGGTAGCCTCTGGGGAGCCTCTGGTCACCAGTTTTGGCAACCAACCAATAGACAGCGTGGTTTCAGGTGAAAGACACCTTCTTCAATATATATCATTGACTTATTCATGCTGAACTCGTAGCCAATAGTGCTTGAACTCGTGCCTGAAGGAAGCTCATCTAACACATGTGTTTTCTCCGTACGGCacatccctccctgccttcttgCGCTTAGCGATGCTGGACAGCTGGggaccattttaaacagcaaaattacCAGGAACAAAAAGCATACAATGTGACAGATGTGGCAGTCAACAGGTCAGGAAAAGGACACTTATTTACGGCATGTGAACTGAAACTAGGAGGCAAAGCACTGCCTGTTTTGACCCTCGTCTGGACTGTCTGCCACGGGCGATTCCATTTGTTCCTGCTCTGCACACGTTTGTGAATGACCGCCAAAGTGTGATGGATACCAATCTGGGGGCTACAAATCAACTGCAGCGAGTAAGCAGACCCACGAATACGGAATCTGCAGAGGATGACTGCGTTTGCTGCCCCTCACAGGAGACACCCCTGTTCCCACAGCCTGACCTGCAGCTGCTACGAACATGCTCTCAGCTGGTCTCGTCCAACCCTGTCATCTGGATACCAAATTCTGGCCCTGCCACCTTCTacgtgtgaccttggacaagttaccagGCCTTGCCgtccccatctttaaaatggggctgagggaattccctggtggtccgggtggttaggactccgcgcttccattgcagggggcacgggtttgatccttgattggggcactaagatcctgcaagctgtgatgcatggccaaaaaaaaaaaacaaaaacataaagcaGGGCTGAGACAACATTACCTCCCGAGCTTCTTTTGAGGGGGGCAAGCAGTTCATCCTGGAAAAGGGCCAAGCACAGAGCCAAGGACGACCTGCCTGCTGCCCCTGGTAGCCATGCCCCTGTCTTCCCTGCACTACAGCTGGCACATGGCTGCTGCCCTGGAGGTGCTGGTCCCTGGGCTACCGTTCAGCCAGGTGCTGCCATACACCTGAGCAGCCCTGGGTAATGGGTCCAGGTGGCCATGCTGGGTGCAGCCTTTGGGCCCCAGCCTCTTGCAAGCTCTCTGCCCtccacttccttctcccttcctgtgGACTCTTGAAATGTAGATGAGGTGGGGAAGAGCCAGCAGGGAGGACATGGCACAGCAACACCCTAGGGCAGAGGTTCCCAAGCTTTATGGCATCTGGTACCCTTCATGTCTCAGGAATTTTTCCATGGTATCCTTAGGTCAAGAGAAATACTAAGCTTCATTCCCTTTATTTCTATTAAGCAGTTAGGTGTAAGCAACTTAATTGTAGTAGTTTCTGCAGCGTCCAAAACATGTCACTGTGCATCCCTTAAAACCTTAAAACACCCcacaggggctttcctggtggcgcagtggttaagaatccacctgccaatgcagtggacatgggttcgagccctggtccgggaagatcccgcatgctgcggagcaactaagcccatgcaccacaactactgagcctgtgttctagagcctggctccacaactactgagcccgcacgcctagagcccatgctctgcaacaagagaagccaccataatgaaaagcccgcacaccgcaactaagagttactcctgctcgccgcaactagagaaagcctgcgcacagcaacgaagacccagtgcagccaaaaataaaaaaaaacaaacacaaaaacaaaaaaacatcccACAGCACTCCTGTGTTCTCTGCAGTACCCTGGGGTGCCTTGGCACACAGTTTGGGAACTGGAGCTCTAAGGGCTACCGgaacaagaaaacagaaagaacgTGGCACCTGGACTTCCTTGGGGAGCAGAGCTGCCCACCAGCCCCGACGAGCCACCTACTTTTGTTTGAGGGGAAAGTACACTGTCTTGTCTGGGCCACAAAGCTTGGGGATAGCCGAGCCCACCCCTCCCTAGCGAGGTGCTCACCAAACGGGCCCTGATTACCCAGTGGCCGTTTCCACCACCCAGAGGTCCCCGTTCTCCCCAGGGGCCTCTGAGGGGCCGGCAGTGGCTCACCGGGTGATGCCGCGGTTGGTGGCCATGATGAGGACAGGCGCCATGTCACTCTCCAGGGCCCGGTTGAGGAAGGAGAAGCTCTCAATGTCCAGCATGTGGACCTCGTCGATAAATAGCACCTGGGGGCCAGGGGGGCGGGTGTCAAACCCTCCTCCTGTGCCCCCTCTTCTCCCCCACCGCAACGTCACCTGCCCTGGCCGTCCTGGTACTCACGCCGGGGATGATCTCCGCCTTGCCCTCCTCCCGCCACTCGGCCACCTTGGCATTGATCTGCTCGCGGACTTCTGACTTGATCTCCCCTGTGTCACCTGCGGGAGGCGGGGTGTCAGAGACAAGACAGGGATCCAGGGCCGGAGGGTGGACCAAGATGCAGAAGGATGGGACGCCGGggacagagggaagagagacCAAGCCCCTGGAGTGGCAGCACGACGGGGGGGCCGGGGAGTCGGAGATGTCCCAGGGAGGCAACACGGGGAGAGACGAAGCACAGTCACAGATGGAGAAGAACAGGAGTCGGCGAACAgggatggaggaggagaggaaaagccATGGTCACGGGGGGCGCCGTACTGGTGGacgggagagggagaggggagctgccagggcccctggggctggggggcggTCGGGGGGGAGACGGCGGCTGGGCCTCACCTGAGAAGAGGGCCAGGAAGCCCTGGGTGCGGGAGTTGATGACGTCAATCTCGTGCAGAGACACCGTGTGCACCACCTCCTTGCGCTTCTGGAGCTCCCCGTCTGGGCACTGCACGAACTTGGTCTATGGGGCCGGGGTGGGGTTCGGTGTGGACAGGGCAGAAAAGGGCATGAAGGGGGGGCCCGAGGGGCCATCTGGGGGAGACTGGGGCTCCCTGGAATGGCACTAAGAATCCAGATGGGGGTCACCCAGAAACCCCAGGCCCAAGGGGTAGTCAAGACCAGGGCAGTCAACAGCACTGAAGGATATGGGGGTTCCTGGAGGAACCATGAGCCAAGTGCCAAGCGGAGGGGCCCCAGCTGTCCTAGAGGGTACAGGGAAGAACCAGGAGTACCAGGGACATGGGGTTGCGGTGACAGGAGGATCCAGACCCTGTGGGCCCTGGGGTgatggaggagagagaaacaTCCTGGGGCCTGACTGAGGGGACCTGGAGCCCTGGCCCACCTGGGAGCCCATGGCATCGTAGTCTCGAGCGCGTGTGAACGAGCGTCCCAGCTTGGAGATCTTGCCCGTGGCCTTGTCAATGGTGATCACATCCCTGCGGGGGATGAAGGGTGCGGGTGAGGAAAGGAAGGGCCAGAGGTCCCCCACCCTGACCGCCTGGTGCGGCCCCCACTGCTCACCCTGCCTGGACCTTGTCCTTGGTCAGGGACTCGATCATCTTAGTGCCCAGGTCGTATATGGTCTCCATCTCTGTGGTCTTGAGGGTCAGCTTGCCCACCTTGGAGCCCTGAGGGGTGACATGCCAGGCAAGGGGCTCAGAGACGGGCCGGATGTCTCCCTAACACAGCTTCAGAACAAGCACGACATGGGGCAGCTTTGGGGGCTTGACAAAGATATCCACTGTCACAACTGCGGTGACAGCTTCTTGGGTGCATGTGTGTCAAAGCCTAACATCCTGTAAACCTTCAAGGGCGTGGCTTATTGGTTGTCAATTGCACATTAATAAAGCTATTATTAAAAATccagtaaagggcttccctggtggcgcagtggttgagagtccgcctgccaatgcaggggacacgggttcgcgccccggtctgggaggagcccacatgctgcggagcggctggacccgtgagccatggccgctgagcctgcgcgtccagagcctgtgctccgcaacaggagaggccacagcagtgagagggctgcgtaccgccaaaaaaaaaaaaaaaaaaaaaaaaaaaaaattcagtaaagaaacaaacaaaaacctaaaagacaaaatctgtaaaaacaaCAGGGACCTGAGGTCTCACAGAATGGCCAAAGGGGTCCCACTGTAACACTCCTTTTTTATACCCAAATGAAAGGCGGTTTTTGTCGATCACAAACCCAGAAGAACTCAGCTAAACAcaactaagaaaacaaaaaatgccacacccctccccacgagataagctaagaaaacaaaaTGCCAAGCCACTCCTCACAAGATAAACAGTCACCAAGCCTGGGCTTTTCCCAGCATATTGGAGTCtctcctgtttcctggaattgTTTCCACAGTGAGGTGCTCCCTTTGTAGGGACAGGTGGCAGCATAAGAGGACTGGGATTGGGGAGGGAGTTAAAGGGAGTtttggttgttcatttttttttttttttcttttttttttttttttgcggtacgcggacctctcactgttgcggcctctcccgttgcggagcacaggctctggactcgcaggctcagcggccatggctcacgggcccagccgctccacagcatgtgggatcttcccggaccggggcacgaacccatgtcccctgcatcggcaggcggactctcaaccactgggccaccagggaagcccggttgttCATTTTTAAAGGGAGGATGTATCCACGGATTTCTTCTGTAATCAAAATCTAATTTAAAGAACTATCTGGGGAATAGCTTTCCCTATATTTAAAGATTCTCctaccatgtttttaaaattcaaaatttaattgCAATAGATGAGACTAATTTAGGAGGCTGTTTACAGGTGTTAAAGGTGCAAGTTGACCTCCACCCTCCAGCCCTGGGGGGAGCCTAGACTTGGCAGCACACTCACCGTCCCTGTTGCTGGGCGATCAATCTGGATCTCCACCACCTCCCCTTCGATAATCTCGGTCTCCTCCCTGGGCAGAGAACAGATCTAAGGAGACAGCCCGAGGCCTGGGCCCTCAGGAATTGCCAACTCCCGTGAGCCCTTGGGTGCAGGATGAGCTGGCagggccggggtggggtgggggtggggggtcggGGGGGAGACACGTCCCAAGGCCTCTGGGACAAGGCATCACCCCCTGCTTACTTGATGCGCACGCCGATGGAGCGCCGGAAGGCCTGTGTCAGCGCCTCTGTTTTGCTCATCTCCAGGGAGAAGATCTCACTGCCGGCGATGGCTGTGAACGGGGTGTCAGGGCCCAGGGCCTGTGCCATGCCTGGGAAGGAGGGGAGGCAGCCTGGCTAGGTGGGGGCAGCCCTGGCACCAGGTCCCCGACACCCGCTCTGTGGCAAACCAGCTCTTCTCCCTCCTCAGgcaggagagcaggagagaggggCAGGGTGCTGAGGGGCAGACAAGGGGACGCAGAGAAGGCAGGGGGCGGAGGGCCGCATGGGGAGGTCCTGGATCAGAACCCTGCGCTGCCCAGAGGGCAAACCTTATGACTCTGTAATCTTGCCAAGCCTGCCTCCCAACCTCTAAGAGCTGTTTAGCCTCAGGGCTTGGGGCTGATGAGCAGGGGTGGAGGCAAGGGGCTGAAATTGAAGGTAAGAGAGTCAGACTGCGTAGGTTCGAATCCCGGCTTCAGTGCTTAGCACCGGGTGACCTTGAGAAGTCTGCTCCCCAAGCCAGTTTGCCCCTCTGTGTAATAGGACCGATAACATGACAAGCACTGGCACGGGATGGCACCCTGCATAGGAGCGATTATGAGGGCAGGCAGGGATACACTGGTGCTCAACCATGACTCTGTCACATGGTCTGGAACCAGCACAGGCACGGGCCTCCTCCATGGCTTGGGGCCTGGAGCTGACTGGTGGACAGCGGGGCCATTCCTGGCATCACTCCAAGCGCTGAGCCCCTCTGCCAGCTCCCCTTCCTGAGGGCTCTGCCCAGCTCTGAGCCAAGTCCCCCGGACAGGAAGTCACCGAACCCTCCTGAGCAGTGTGAGCTGGAAACTCTCCttggtcccctttacagatgtGTGTCACACTCTGTGCCTGGGTGTCCTGCTCCCTACCGTCTGTCCAGGAGACTTCCAGACATCCTATAAGTCTTAGTTCAGGCTCTGACTCACCTGGGAAGTCTCTCTTGACAACCGCCACCCCGttttctctccccaccacccctcaTTGGAGGTAGAAGCCTCCTCTGTTCATCACCCTGGATGGGACTGTGTCCACGAACACCTCCCCCAGGCCGGAAGCTTCTTAAAGTCAGGACTTTGGTCTTAATCATCTTAGTGTCCGCAGTGTCTggtccagggcctggcacaccaGGGTACCCGAATGAGTGCTACTTTATCTTAACTGCAGACCTAGCTGTTACCTTGATTCTCACTGCCTGGCCCCACAGTCAAGGCACAAAGGTGGGAATGAGTTGGAAGAGAGGAGAGTCCAGGAAAGCTTCAATGAGGAAAAGATGCCTGGGtagggttttgaaggatgaataggagctCAACAAGGATGAGGGACAGTTGTGAGTAAAAAGATCTTAAATCACTAATGCATTGCAAAAGAGAATGCTGGCTGTCTATGCAATGCCCATCCTTCCCATCTTCCTTCGTTCCAGAACCCCCATTTTATTAGGGTAGC
This genomic window from Mesoplodon densirostris isolate mMesDen1 chromosome 19, mMesDen1 primary haplotype, whole genome shotgun sequence contains:
- the LHB gene encoding lutropin subunit beta — protein: MEMLQGLLLWLLLSVAGVWAPRGPLRPLCRPINATLAAENEACPVCITFTTSICAGYCPSMVRVLPAALPPVPQPVCTYRELRFASIRLPGCPPGVDPMVSFPVALSCHCGPCRLSSSDCGGPRAQPLACDRSPHPGLLFL
- the RUVBL2 gene encoding ruvB-like 2, which translates into the protein MATVTATTKVPEIRDVTRIERIGAHSHIRGLGLDDALEPRQASQGMVGQLAARRAAGVVLEMIREGKIAGRAVLIAGQPGTGKTAIAMGMAQALGPDTPFTAIAGSEIFSLEMSKTEALTQAFRRSIGVRIKEETEIIEGEVVEIQIDRPATGTGSKVGKLTLKTTEMETIYDLGTKMIESLTKDKVQAGDVITIDKATGKISKLGRSFTRARDYDAMGSQTKFVQCPDGELQKRKEVVHTVSLHEIDVINSRTQGFLALFSGDTGEIKSEVREQINAKVAEWREEGKAEIIPGVLFIDEVHMLDIESFSFLNRALESDMAPVLIMATNRGITRIRGTSYQSPHGIPIDLLDRLLIVSTSPYSEKDTKQILRIRCEEEDVEMSEDAYTVLTRIGLETSLRYAIQLITAASLVCRKRKGTEVQVDDIKRVYSLFLDESRSTQYMKEYQDAFLFNELKGETMDTS